A single window of [Clostridium] hylemonae DSM 15053 DNA harbors:
- the hisB gene encoding imidazoleglycerol-phosphate dehydratase HisB yields MKRTAECTRKTKETDITVKLTLDGTGQNDISTGIGFFDHMLDGFARHGLFDLTVKVKGDLRVDCHHTVEDTGIVLGQVIARAVGDKAGIKRYGHFILPMDETLVLCAADLSGRPYLSCDASFPTERIGEMDTEMIREFFYAVSYSAMMNLHLKILNGGNSHHMAEAMFKSFGKALDMATMEEPRIKEAWTTKGSL; encoded by the coding sequence ATGAAACGGACAGCCGAATGTACGAGAAAGACGAAAGAGACCGATATCACTGTTAAACTTACGCTGGATGGGACCGGCCAGAATGATATCAGCACCGGGATAGGGTTTTTTGACCACATGCTGGACGGGTTTGCACGGCACGGCTTATTTGACCTGACGGTGAAGGTCAAGGGGGACTTGCGCGTGGACTGTCATCACACGGTCGAGGATACAGGGATCGTACTCGGGCAGGTTATCGCCCGGGCAGTGGGCGATAAAGCCGGTATCAAGAGATACGGACACTTTATCCTCCCGATGGATGAGACGCTCGTCCTCTGTGCGGCAGATCTGTCAGGACGCCCATACTTAAGCTGTGACGCTTCATTTCCGACAGAACGGATCGGAGAGATGGATACGGAGATGATACGTGAGTTCTTTTACGCCGTATCCTACAGCGCCATGATGAATCTTCACCTGAAGATACTGAATGGAGGCAATAGCCACCATATGGCGGAAGCCATGTTCAAAAGCTTCGGGAAAGCGCTTGATATGGCGACCATGGAGGAACCGCGGATAAAAGAAGCATGGACTACAAAAGGAAGCCTATAA
- the hisD gene encoding histidinol dehydrogenase: MKILRLDKETKQNVLEDLLKRSPNNYAGYEQGVSEILKRIKEEKDSALYEYTRKFDGAHINAGNIKVTEEEFQEAYEQMDDSLLAIMRKALVNIRTYHEKQRQYSWFDSKPDGTILGQKVTPLYRVGVYVPGGKAVYPSSVLMNIVPAKVAGVGEIIMVTPPGKDGRVSPNTLVAAREAGADAVYKAGGAQAVGALAYGTESIPKVDKIVGPGNIYVALAKKAVYGHVSIDAIAGPSEILVVADETADPRYVAADLLSQAEHDELASAILVTTSEKLAGEVSAQADAFAEQLSRSEIIKKSLDNYGYILVADTMDDVIDIANDIASEHLEIMTRDPYNVMMKIRNAGAIFIGEYSSEPLGDYFAGPNHVLPTNGTAKFFSPLSVDDFIKKSSIIGYSREALEEIHTDIEAFAEAEQLTAHANSVRVRFEER; this comes from the coding sequence ATGAAAATACTGCGGTTAGACAAAGAGACAAAACAGAATGTACTGGAGGACCTTCTGAAACGTAGCCCGAACAACTACGCCGGTTATGAGCAGGGCGTATCAGAGATTCTTAAAAGGATAAAAGAGGAAAAAGACAGCGCGCTTTATGAATATACGAGAAAGTTTGACGGCGCTCATATCAACGCCGGGAATATAAAGGTAACGGAAGAAGAGTTTCAGGAGGCCTATGAGCAGATGGACGATTCTCTTCTTGCCATTATGAGAAAAGCGCTGGTGAATATCCGCACTTATCATGAAAAGCAGCGTCAGTACAGCTGGTTTGACAGTAAGCCGGACGGTACGATCCTCGGACAGAAAGTCACGCCCCTTTACCGGGTCGGCGTGTATGTTCCGGGCGGCAAGGCCGTGTATCCTTCTTCTGTGCTCATGAACATCGTTCCGGCGAAAGTGGCAGGGGTCGGGGAGATCATCATGGTGACGCCTCCCGGAAAAGACGGACGGGTCAGTCCCAATACGCTTGTCGCCGCCAGGGAAGCAGGCGCTGACGCCGTCTACAAGGCAGGCGGCGCTCAGGCAGTCGGCGCGCTGGCTTATGGGACGGAGAGCATACCAAAGGTGGACAAGATCGTAGGTCCTGGAAATATATACGTAGCGCTCGCCAAAAAGGCAGTGTACGGCCATGTGAGCATTGATGCCATAGCAGGTCCGAGTGAGATACTCGTGGTGGCCGATGAGACCGCAGATCCAAGATATGTGGCTGCCGACCTTCTGTCACAGGCAGAACACGATGAACTTGCGTCCGCCATACTTGTGACGACAAGTGAGAAGCTGGCCGGCGAGGTGTCCGCTCAGGCAGATGCATTTGCAGAGCAGCTGTCCCGTTCAGAGATCATAAAGAAATCGCTGGATAATTACGGCTATATTCTTGTGGCCGACACAATGGATGACGTGATAGATATCGCCAACGACATTGCCTCCGAACATCTTGAGATAATGACAAGAGACCCATATAATGTTATGATGAAGATAAGAAATGCAGGAGCCATATTTATCGGGGAATACTCAAGCGAGCCGCTGGGCGACTATTTTGCAGGCCCTAACCATGTACTGCCGACCAATGGGACCGCCAAGTTCTTCTCCCCGCTGTCCGTGGATGATTTTATAAAGAAATCCAGTATCATCGGCTATTCCAGAGAGGCGCTGGAAGAGATACATACGGATATCGAAGCCTTTGCGGAGGCGGAGCAGCTGACTGCACATGCCAATTCCGTCAGAGTGCGTTTTGAAGAGAGATAA
- the hisG gene encoding ATP phosphoribosyltransferase → MRYLTFALGKGRLANQTLELFEKIGITCEEMKDKDSRKLIFTNEELKLKFFLAKGPDVPTYVEYGTADIGVAGKDTILEERRKVHEVLDLGYGKCSMCVCGHKEAAPLLQHHELIRVATKYPNIAKDYFYNTKHQTVEIIKLNGSIELAPIVGLSEVIVDIVETGSTLKENGLEVLEEVCPLSARMIVNPVSMRMESGRIKALLTKLRAQIQI, encoded by the coding sequence ATGAGATATCTGACATTTGCCCTTGGAAAGGGGCGCCTTGCAAATCAGACACTGGAGCTGTTTGAAAAAATAGGAATCACATGTGAAGAGATGAAAGATAAAGATTCCAGAAAACTGATATTTACAAATGAGGAGCTGAAGCTGAAATTCTTTCTGGCAAAGGGGCCGGATGTGCCTACCTATGTAGAATACGGCACCGCGGATATCGGCGTGGCAGGCAAAGACACCATACTGGAAGAACGGCGCAAGGTTCATGAGGTACTGGATCTTGGGTACGGAAAATGCAGCATGTGCGTCTGCGGTCATAAGGAAGCGGCCCCTCTGCTCCAGCATCACGAACTCATCCGGGTTGCCACAAAATACCCGAATATTGCAAAAGACTATTTTTATAATACAAAGCATCAGACCGTGGAGATCATCAAGCTGAACGGTTCAATAGAACTTGCGCCCATAGTCGGGCTGTCAGAGGTGATCGTGGACATTGTCGAGACAGGCTCCACACTGAAAGAAAACGGCCTGGAGGTGCTGGAAGAAGTATGCCCGCTTTCAGCCAGAATGATAGTAAATCCGGTAAGCATGCGCATGGAGAGCGGGAGGATCAAGGCGCTTCTCACTAAGCTGCGCGCTCAGATTCAGATATAA